The following coding sequences are from one Paenibacillus sp. JDR-2 window:
- a CDS encoding TetR/AcrR family transcriptional regulator gives MALAEQKEFEAISVKDIAEKASINRATFYAHYVDKFALLDDMLTERFALLASERIPPGQSFNEDSARQLIALLCEFQILFYKQCKIDTRSIAAVVEDKVKKQLHEMLLQMLQKQAASADIGEIEPAAHMIGSSIYSATRYWYNNQHSSNADKQIEDMLVFVMSGTNSLGLLPSHPFPVLS, from the coding sequence ATGGCTTTAGCAGAGCAAAAAGAGTTTGAAGCGATTTCGGTGAAAGATATCGCCGAGAAAGCCTCTATTAATCGGGCAACGTTTTATGCCCATTATGTAGACAAGTTTGCCTTGCTGGATGACATGCTTACCGAACGTTTTGCGCTCCTCGCATCAGAGCGGATTCCGCCCGGCCAGTCCTTTAACGAGGATTCCGCAAGACAGCTTATCGCGTTGCTATGCGAGTTCCAAATATTGTTTTATAAGCAGTGCAAGATTGACACGCGGTCTATCGCTGCTGTTGTTGAGGATAAGGTGAAGAAGCAGCTGCATGAAATGCTCCTCCAGATGCTGCAAAAGCAAGCCGCGTCCGCGGATATCGGAGAGATAGAGCCGGCCGCTCATATGATTGGCTCGTCGATTTACAGCGCCACAAGATACTGGTACAACAATCAGCATTCGAGCAATGCCGATAAGCAGATCGAGGATATGCTTGTTTTTGTAATGTCCGGCACAAATTCGCTTGGGCTTCTTCCCTCCCATCCTTTTCCTGTACTATCATAA